A stretch of the Argentina anserina chromosome 6, drPotAnse1.1, whole genome shotgun sequence genome encodes the following:
- the LOC126798560 gene encoding myb-related protein 306-like, whose translation MGRPPCCDKEGVKKGPWTPEEDIVLVSYIQEHGPGNWRAVPTNTGLLRCSKSCRLRWTNYLRPGIKRGNFTDHEEKMIIHLQALLGNRWAAIASYLPQRTDNDIKNYWNTHLKKKLNKLNQIGGHSKDEGFSSTCSQQATIARGQWERRLQTDIHTARQALREALSPAENYKPDGFAGTVSLGSTSTSTSTDLKPLMDIVPAGQADQSPSTAMSAVTYASSTENISRLLKSWMKNPPKSAKTKTTAAAGVINSTSSNEEAALSAANTTTTTSTVGHGNAELSDALESLFGFECSIEASNSDLSPTMSPDQGNLFQAESKPDVGQDQLPLSLLEKWLFDEAAVIQGKEVHYSDFMALDGENADFC comes from the exons ATGGGCAGACCTCCTTGCTGTGACAAAGAAGGTGTCAAGAAAGGACCTTGGACTCCTGAAGAAGACATCGTTTTAGTCTCTTACATACAAGAACATGGACCTGGAAACTGGAGGGCTGTTCCTACCAATACTG GTCTGCTGAGATGTAGCAAGAGTTGCAGGCTTAGATGGACCAACTACCTGAGGCCTGGGATCAAACGCGGGAACTTCACTGACCATGAGGAGAAGATGATCATCCATCTTCAAGCTCTGCTGGGCAATAG ATGGGCTGCAATAGCTTCATATCTACCTCAGAGAACTGATAATGACATCAAGAATTACTGGAACACTCACTTGAAGAAGAAGCTGAATAAGCTCAACCAAATTGGTGGCCACTCAAAAGATGAGGGATTCAGTAGTACTTGTTCTCAGCAGGCAACAATAGCAAGAGGTCAATGGGAGAGAAGGCTTCAAACTGATATCCACACGGCTCGACAAGCTCTTCGTGAAGCGCTTTCTCCTGCTGAGAACTACAAGCCCGATGGATTTGCAGGCACTGTGAGTTTGGGTAGTACTAGCACTAGTACCAGTACAGACTTGAAACCCTTGATGGATATTGTACCTGCAGGCCAAGCAGATCAATCACCTTCAACCGCTATGAGTGCTGTTACTTACGCTTCTAGCACTGAGAACATTTCAAGGTTGCTCAAAAGTTGGATGAAAAATCCTCCAAAGTCTGCCAAGACTAAGACCACCGCAGCTGCTGGGGTTATTAATTCTACATCAAGTAATGAGGAGGCGGCACTATCTGCAGCAAACACTACTACCACTACTAGTACTGTTGGCCATGGAAATGCAGAATTGTCTGATGCACTTGAGTCTCTGTTTGGTTTTGAGTGCTCGATAGAAGCTTCCAATTCGGATCTCTCCCCAACTATGTCACCTGATCAGGGCAACCTATTCCAAGCCGAAAGCAAACCGGATGTCGGCCAAGATCAATTGCCACTGTCATTGCTGGAGAAGTGGCTTTTCGATGAAGCTGCCGTTATCCAAGGGAAAGAAGTACACTATAGTGATTTTATGGCTTTAGATGGTGAAAATGCTGACTTTTGCTGA
- the LOC126798562 gene encoding uncharacterized protein LOC126798562, producing the protein MGGSSNLVFKRKMSPFSGSFSVFVASILHTLFRFFSSIFVRFDEEQSSLVNESYSFIERAAMPQQVESEVPKSDDDSEYYDVEDEKETPEPSFVFKFEYQTKAILEAMEKVNAYGHSSIVNKENELLPEKLSSRRYAFQAEKHVSFFEEEPKVASFVVREASADNSNCGSMVIENDCVKQLVTEACVHEEEEQSKVASFVVKEESADNSNFASIVAEDEGVQNLITEECVRGKIHIPQDPEKKLVGEEFHLDTEEKSPEHDSVDEKVASHEDKFLHRKEYVVVESSSDYSSSLCSSPELSILGRFSGDGFLSETEFGERVEFGALEDIDLQSLDVGYEPDGFDEEDEDIMEQLE; encoded by the exons ATGGGTGGttcatctaatttggtttTCAAGAGAAAGATGTCTCCCTTTTCTGGGTCTTTCTCAGTTTTTGTCGCCTCCATTTTGCATACTCTGTTCAGGTTTTTCAGCTCAATCTTTGTCAG GTTTGACGAAGAACAGAGTTCTTTGGTGAATGAGTCGTATTCTTTTATTGAGCGAGCAGCTATGCCCCAACAAGTTGAGTCTGAGGTTCCAAAAAGTGATGATGATTCAGAGTACTatgatgttgaagatgaaAAGGAGACGCCGGAGCCAAGCTTTGTgttcaaatttgagtatcagACTAAAGCTATATTAGAAGCAATGGAGAAAGTGAATGCTTATGGTCATTCTTCTATTGTCAACAAAGAGAATGAGTTGCTGCCTGAGAAACTTAGCAGCAGAAGGTACGCTTTTCAAGCTGAGAAGCATGTTAGTTTCTTTGAGGAAGAACCAAAAGTTGCAAGCTTTGTTGTCAGAGAAGCATCTGCTGATAACTCAAACTGTGGTTCCATGGTAATTGAAAACGACTGTGTGAAGCAATTGGTTACAGAGGCATGTGttcatgaggaagaagaacaaTCAAAAGTTGCAAGCTTTGTTGTTAAAGAAGAATCCGCTGATAActcaaattttgcttcaattgTAGCTGAAGATGAGGGTGTTCAGAATTTGATTACTGAAGAATGTGTTCGTGGAAAAATTCATATTCCTCAGGATCCAGAGAAGAAACTAGTTGGGGAAGAGTTTCATTTGGATACAGAAGAAAAGTCTCCTGAACATGATTCTGTGGATGAGAAAGTGGCTTCTCACGAAGATAAGTTTCTGCACAGAAAAGAATATGTTGTAGTAGAATCTTCTTCTGATTATTCGAGTTCTCTTTGTTCAAGCCCCGAGCTTTCGATATTGGGTCGATTTAGTGGTGATGGATTTTTGTCAGAAACAGAGTTTGGGGAAAGGGTTGAATTTGGTGCTTTGGAAGATATTGATTTGCAgagtttggatgttgggtatgAGCCtgatggatttgatgaagaagatgaagatataATGGAGCAACTCGAATAG